The following are encoded in a window of Brevibacillus ruminantium genomic DNA:
- a CDS encoding response regulator has product MQDKRDKKVLVVDDQYGIRILLYEVLGKEGYKTFQAANGKMALEIVEKESPDLVILDMKIPGMDGIEILKHIKKINQEIKVIMMTAYGELDMIKEATQLGALTHFTKPFDIDELRLAVHKQLAC; this is encoded by the coding sequence ATGCAGGATAAACGAGATAAAAAAGTGTTGGTTGTCGATGATCAGTACGGCATTCGCATCCTGCTGTACGAGGTCCTTGGAAAAGAAGGCTATAAGACATTTCAAGCCGCAAATGGAAAAATGGCGCTGGAAATCGTAGAAAAGGAGTCCCCGGATCTGGTGATTCTCGATATGAAAATTCCTGGAATGGACGGCATCGAGATTTTAAAGCATATTAAAAAAATCAACCAGGAAATAAAGGTCATTATGATGACAGCCTACGGTGAGCTGGACATGATTAAAGAAGCGACACAACTGGGCGCGTTGACCCACTTTACCAAGCCGTTTGATATCGACGAGCTGCGGCTTGCGGTACACAAGCAATTGGCCTGTTAA
- a CDS encoding lipid II flippase Amj family protein, which produces MNMVLIICLFTFVIHTAETLSYALRYAGVQTGRLAVALSLTGMIVLVSRTSNMIQGPFTGGLIDRAAAQHFDVLPSLHLIIGAASLGTLAAILLFPTLVQLSKRLIAHLELTGSVPQMLKSTVSIHRLRQVKHHIRPPRLPNLARFRIKGIPYRLLFLNCIVTGIYTIGVLSSQYASLLEPAFKATVMSASGLINGVATILLTIFIDPQVGLLTDKAMQNQSEMGQVRDIYIGLMISRFFGTLLAQLLLSPAAHWVAWVAPFFQTWS; this is translated from the coding sequence ATGAATATGGTCTTGATTATTTGTCTGTTTACCTTCGTCATCCACACGGCTGAGACGCTTTCCTACGCGCTCCGGTATGCCGGTGTGCAGACTGGAAGATTGGCGGTCGCCCTCTCTTTGACCGGGATGATCGTTCTTGTATCGCGAACCTCCAATATGATCCAGGGTCCCTTCACAGGGGGATTGATCGACCGTGCCGCAGCGCAGCATTTTGATGTGCTGCCCTCGCTGCACCTGATTATCGGGGCGGCTTCTCTGGGCACGCTGGCCGCCATTCTCCTGTTTCCTACGCTGGTGCAGCTTTCAAAACGATTGATCGCGCATCTGGAGCTGACCGGCTCCGTCCCGCAAATGCTCAAATCAACCGTCTCGATCCATCGTCTTCGCCAGGTAAAACATCATATTCGCCCGCCGCGACTTCCGAACCTGGCTCGTTTCCGGATCAAGGGAATTCCCTATCGCCTTTTGTTCCTGAACTGCATCGTGACCGGCATTTACACAATCGGCGTGCTCTCTTCGCAGTACGCCTCGCTGCTGGAGCCTGCTTTCAAGGCGACCGTAATGTCAGCGTCCGGGTTGATCAACGGCGTCGCTACCATTCTTTTAACCATTTTTATTGATCCGCAGGTCGGGTTGCTGACAGATAAGGCCATGCAAAATCAAAGTGAAATGGGTCAAGTGCGGGATATCTACATCGGGCTGATGATCTCTCGCTTCTTCGGCACCCTGCTGGCACAGCTATTGCTGTCTCCGGCTGCGCACTGGGTCGCATGGGTCGCCCCCTTTTTTCAGACATGGTCATAA
- a CDS encoding CTP synthase, translated as MTKYIFVTGGVVSSLGKGITAASLGRLLKNRGLKVTIQKCDPYINVDPGTMSPYQHGEVFVTDDGAETDLDLGHYERFIDINLSANSNVTTGKIYSTVIAKERRGDYLGGTVQVIPHITNEIKDRIFRSGKETGADVVITEIGGTVGDIESLPFLEAIRQIKSDIGRENVMYIHVTLIPYIKAAGEMKTKPTQHSVKELRSLGIQPNVIVTRTEQPLSQDMKDKLALFCDIDKNAVIECVDAETLYDVPLQLQAQGLDEYVCRHLGLTCQEADMTEWKALVGKIKNLSQSTRIAIVGKYVELPDAYLSVAEALYHAGYANDSSIKIKWVSAEEVNAENVQELLGDVDGILVPGGFGDRGIEGKITATRYARENKIPFLGICLGMQISVIEFARHVAGMDGANSSEINPDTKYPVIDLLPEQKEVEDKGGTMRLGLGPTKVIEGSLAAKAYNSTLVYERHRHRYEVNNEYREQLADLGMRFSGTTPDGRLVEIVEVADHPWFLATQFHPEFTSRPNRPQPLFRDFVRASLINKR; from the coding sequence ATGACGAAGTACATTTTTGTGACGGGCGGGGTAGTATCCTCGTTGGGAAAAGGGATTACTGCGGCTTCTCTGGGCAGACTCCTGAAAAACAGAGGGTTAAAGGTAACGATTCAAAAATGTGACCCATACATCAACGTCGATCCGGGTACGATGAGCCCGTATCAGCATGGTGAAGTGTTTGTGACCGATGACGGGGCGGAGACGGACCTCGACCTGGGGCACTATGAGCGCTTCATTGATATCAACCTCAGTGCCAACTCCAACGTAACCACTGGGAAAATTTACTCAACGGTGATCGCCAAAGAGCGCCGCGGCGACTATCTCGGCGGAACGGTACAGGTAATCCCGCATATCACCAATGAAATCAAAGACCGCATTTTCCGTTCGGGGAAAGAAACCGGGGCAGATGTCGTAATTACGGAAATCGGCGGAACTGTAGGCGATATTGAAAGTCTGCCTTTCCTCGAAGCGATCCGCCAAATCAAAAGCGATATCGGCCGCGAAAACGTCATGTACATCCACGTAACACTGATCCCGTACATCAAGGCAGCAGGAGAAATGAAGACCAAGCCGACCCAGCACAGCGTAAAGGAATTGCGCAGCCTGGGGATTCAGCCAAATGTCATCGTAACCCGTACAGAGCAGCCGCTCTCCCAGGATATGAAGGATAAGCTGGCTCTGTTCTGTGACATCGACAAGAACGCCGTGATTGAGTGCGTTGACGCAGAAACGCTGTACGATGTGCCGCTTCAATTGCAGGCGCAAGGGCTGGATGAATACGTTTGCCGTCATCTCGGCCTCACCTGCCAGGAAGCAGATATGACGGAGTGGAAAGCGCTCGTTGGCAAAATCAAAAACCTTTCCCAAAGCACCCGCATCGCCATCGTCGGAAAATACGTGGAGCTGCCGGACGCTTATCTGTCCGTGGCAGAAGCACTGTATCACGCAGGCTATGCCAACGATTCCTCGATCAAGATCAAATGGGTCAGCGCCGAGGAAGTCAACGCAGAGAACGTACAGGAGTTGCTGGGCGATGTAGACGGCATTCTGGTGCCAGGCGGTTTCGGCGATCGCGGTATCGAAGGCAAAATTACAGCGACCCGCTATGCGCGTGAAAATAAAATTCCGTTCCTGGGCATTTGCCTGGGCATGCAAATCTCTGTCATTGAATTTGCCCGCCACGTAGCTGGCATGGATGGAGCCAACAGCTCCGAAATCAATCCAGATACCAAGTATCCGGTCATCGACCTCTTGCCAGAGCAAAAAGAGGTGGAGGACAAAGGGGGTACGATGCGCCTGGGCCTGGGGCCAACGAAAGTGATCGAAGGCAGCCTGGCAGCGAAAGCGTACAACAGCACCCTGGTGTATGAACGCCACCGTCACCGCTATGAAGTAAACAACGAGTACCGCGAGCAGTTGGCCGATCTGGGCATGCGTTTCTCCGGTACCACGCCGGACGGCCGTCTGGTGGAAATCGTGGAAGTGGCAGACCATCCGTGGTTCCTGGCGACGCAGTTCCATCCAGAGTTTACATCCCGTCCGAACCGTCCGCAGCCGCTGTTCCGTGATTTTGTACGTGCTTCCCTGATCAACAAACGATAG
- the rpoE gene encoding DNA-directed RNA polymerase subunit delta, with protein sequence MSQILAHLDRDKLNEMALVDIAYEILRETNQVHNFRDLMNQLAALRGMKEEEKMAIIAQVYTEVNIDGRFVCLGDNNWGLKRWYPTDTVEETQEGGKKKKVILDDDFDDYEAEEDLAEEYEDDEIAIFEDDEFVEEGDEMDEELDPDLEEEEEELEDEELFEEEDEELADEESTDDYEDENEDL encoded by the coding sequence GTGAGTCAAATACTTGCACATCTGGACCGTGATAAACTTAACGAGATGGCATTGGTCGATATCGCATACGAAATTCTCCGTGAAACCAATCAAGTTCACAATTTCCGTGACTTGATGAACCAACTGGCCGCGCTTCGGGGAATGAAAGAAGAAGAGAAAATGGCGATCATCGCTCAGGTATATACGGAAGTGAACATTGACGGCCGTTTTGTGTGCTTGGGTGATAACAACTGGGGACTGAAGCGCTGGTACCCGACAGATACAGTAGAAGAGACGCAAGAGGGCGGCAAGAAGAAAAAGGTTATCCTGGACGACGACTTTGACGATTACGAAGCAGAAGAAGACTTGGCCGAAGAATACGAGGATGACGAGATCGCCATCTTTGAAGACGATGAATTCGTCGAAGAAGGGGACGAAATGGACGAAGAGCTGGACCCTGATCTCGAAGAAGAAGAGGAAGAGCTTGAAGACGAAGAGCTTTTCGAGGAAGAAGACGAGGAGTTGGCGGATGAGGAATCTACCGACGATTATGAGGACGAAAATGAAGATTTATAA
- the icmF gene encoding fused isobutyryl-CoA mutase/GTPase IcmF, with protein METEVYRPQNKVRFVTAASLYDGHDASINIMRRILQSSGVEVIHLGHNRSVNDIVTAAIQEDVQGIAISSYQGGHVEFFKYIVDLLKERGAGHIRLYGGGGGVIVPREIRELEEYGVSKIFSPDDGRKLGLQGMINYMIRECDFPTVKQIEGEVEELHKQNHQAIARLISLAEYAVDEPQVFEQVKEKLAEAEHPVPVLGITGTGGAGKSSLTDELVRRFLRTYADKTVAILSVDPSKQKTGGALLGDRIRMNANNTPRVYMRSLASRRSGSELSAAVKDAIRVVKAAGFDLVIVETSGIGQGDAQVTEVCDVSMYVMTSEFGAPSQLEKIDMLDFADLIAINKFERKGSEDALREVRRQYRRNHQQFELPDEKVPVYGTIASQFNDPGTNVLFAALMHKIAEKTAVDWDVSGLDPTPVKTHKPSLIPVERNTYLQEIANTVRGHQKFTAEQSAIARKLYQLTGAKETLLASGESAAQEVAAVLDKQIAHFESKLHPECKEILNNWPKLKEMYKQDQFVTKIRDKEIVTTLFTESLSGTRIPKVCLPDFQDWGEILKWSLKENVPGQFPYTAGVFPFKREGEDPKRQFAGEGTPERTNRRFHFLSQNDEAKRLSTAFDSVTLYGEDPDYRPDIYGKIGTSGVSICTLDDMKKLYAGFDLCAPSTSVSMTINGPAPMILAKFMNTAIEQQVEKFAEREGRQPTAEEYEQIKAYTLSTVRGTVQADILKEDQGQNTCIFSTEFALRMMGDIQQYFIDHKVRNYYSVSISGYHIAEAGANPITQLAFTLANGFTYVEYYLSRGMHIDDFAPNLSFFFSNGLDPEYTVIGRVARRIWATVMKNRYGGNDRSQKLKYHIQTSGRSLHAQEMDFNDIRTTLQALIAIYDNCNSLHTNAFDEAITTPTENSVRRAMAIQMIINKEMGLAKNENPLQGAFIIEELTDLVEEAVLQEFERLNMRGGVLGAMETQYQRGKIQDESMYYEMKKHSGELPIIGVNTFLNPNASEDDYEIELARATEEEKEQQIRNLRDFQERHRDAASAALKRLQEVAMSGGNIFAELMETVKVASLGQISAALYEVGGQYRRNM; from the coding sequence ATGGAAACAGAAGTGTATCGTCCGCAAAACAAGGTGCGTTTTGTCACGGCAGCCAGCCTGTATGACGGGCACGATGCCTCGATCAATATCATGCGGCGGATATTGCAAAGCTCCGGCGTAGAGGTGATCCACCTCGGACATAACCGTTCGGTAAACGATATTGTCACGGCTGCCATTCAGGAGGATGTGCAAGGAATTGCCATCAGCTCTTACCAGGGCGGCCATGTAGAGTTTTTCAAATACATTGTCGACCTGTTGAAAGAGCGCGGGGCGGGTCATATCCGTCTCTATGGAGGAGGCGGGGGCGTCATCGTGCCGCGCGAGATTCGGGAGCTGGAGGAGTATGGCGTCAGCAAGATTTTCTCGCCGGATGACGGGCGAAAGCTCGGTCTGCAGGGCATGATCAACTACATGATCCGGGAGTGTGATTTCCCGACGGTCAAGCAGATCGAAGGAGAAGTAGAAGAGCTTCACAAGCAGAATCATCAGGCGATTGCCCGGTTGATTTCGCTTGCCGAGTATGCGGTGGATGAGCCCCAGGTGTTTGAGCAGGTAAAAGAGAAGCTGGCAGAAGCGGAGCATCCGGTTCCCGTGCTGGGAATTACCGGTACTGGCGGAGCGGGAAAAAGCTCGCTGACCGATGAACTGGTTCGCCGCTTTTTGCGAACGTACGCCGATAAGACCGTAGCGATCCTCTCAGTCGATCCCTCCAAGCAAAAAACGGGCGGGGCGCTGCTTGGCGACCGCATCCGCATGAATGCCAACAACACGCCGCGTGTCTACATGCGCAGCCTGGCCAGCCGCCGTTCCGGCTCCGAGCTGTCGGCCGCGGTCAAGGATGCCATCCGCGTCGTCAAAGCAGCCGGATTTGACCTCGTGATCGTCGAGACGAGCGGGATCGGGCAGGGGGATGCCCAGGTCACGGAGGTGTGTGACGTCTCTATGTACGTCATGACCAGTGAATTTGGAGCCCCTTCGCAGCTGGAGAAAATCGACATGCTCGATTTTGCCGACCTGATCGCCATCAACAAATTCGAGCGCAAAGGCTCCGAGGATGCCCTGCGCGAGGTGCGCAGACAGTATCGCCGCAACCATCAGCAATTCGAACTGCCCGATGAAAAGGTTCCGGTCTACGGCACGATTGCCAGCCAGTTCAACGACCCGGGAACCAATGTCCTGTTTGCCGCGCTGATGCACAAGATCGCAGAAAAGACAGCAGTGGATTGGGATGTCTCCGGACTTGATCCGACTCCGGTCAAGACACACAAGCCCTCGCTGATTCCAGTAGAGCGGAATACTTATCTGCAGGAAATCGCAAATACGGTCCGCGGGCACCAAAAGTTTACGGCGGAGCAGTCTGCCATCGCCCGCAAGCTGTACCAGTTGACTGGGGCCAAAGAGACGCTGCTCGCGTCGGGTGAGTCGGCCGCGCAGGAAGTGGCCGCTGTGCTGGATAAGCAGATCGCTCATTTTGAAAGCAAGCTCCACCCGGAATGCAAAGAAATTTTAAACAATTGGCCCAAGTTGAAAGAGATGTACAAACAGGACCAGTTCGTGACCAAGATCCGCGACAAGGAAATCGTGACGACGCTGTTTACGGAATCGCTTTCCGGTACGCGGATTCCCAAGGTGTGCCTGCCTGATTTTCAGGACTGGGGCGAAATCCTGAAATGGTCGCTCAAAGAAAATGTGCCCGGCCAGTTTCCCTATACAGCAGGTGTCTTCCCGTTCAAACGAGAAGGGGAGGACCCCAAGCGTCAATTCGCAGGCGAAGGAACACCGGAGCGGACCAACCGGCGCTTTCATTTCCTGTCTCAAAATGACGAAGCCAAGCGCCTGAGTACGGCGTTTGATTCGGTGACGCTGTACGGGGAGGACCCGGATTACCGTCCCGACATCTACGGAAAAATCGGAACGAGCGGGGTCAGCATCTGTACGCTGGACGACATGAAGAAGCTGTACGCCGGTTTTGACTTGTGCGCGCCATCGACCTCTGTATCGATGACGATTAACGGACCAGCTCCAATGATCCTGGCGAAATTCATGAACACCGCGATCGAACAGCAGGTGGAAAAATTCGCAGAGCGTGAGGGAAGACAGCCCACCGCGGAGGAATACGAGCAAATCAAGGCGTATACACTCTCCACTGTGCGCGGTACGGTTCAGGCGGATATCCTGAAAGAGGATCAGGGGCAAAACACCTGCATCTTCTCGACTGAATTCGCCCTCCGCATGATGGGGGATATCCAGCAGTACTTCATCGATCACAAAGTGCGCAATTACTACTCGGTCTCCATTTCCGGCTACCATATCGCCGAGGCGGGGGCGAATCCGATCACGCAGCTTGCTTTCACGCTGGCCAACGGCTTTACCTATGTAGAGTACTACCTCAGCCGCGGCATGCACATCGACGACTTTGCGCCAAACCTGTCGTTTTTCTTCTCCAATGGCCTTGATCCGGAGTATACCGTGATTGGTCGCGTGGCCCGCCGGATTTGGGCGACGGTGATGAAAAATCGCTACGGGGGCAATGACCGCAGCCAAAAGCTGAAATACCACATCCAGACGTCCGGCCGATCCCTGCACGCACAGGAGATGGACTTCAACGACATCCGGACTACGCTGCAAGCCTTGATCGCCATCTACGACAACTGCAATTCGCTGCACACCAATGCCTTTGACGAAGCGATCACGACGCCGACGGAAAACTCCGTTCGTCGGGCGATGGCAATTCAGATGATCATCAACAAGGAGATGGGACTCGCGAAAAACGAAAACCCGCTCCAAGGCGCTTTTATTATCGAAGAGCTGACAGATCTGGTAGAAGAGGCCGTCCTGCAGGAGTTTGAGCGGCTGAATATGCGCGGCGGTGTGCTGGGGGCGATGGAGACCCAGTATCAACGCGGCAAAATCCAGGATGAGTCGATGTACTACGAGATGAAGAAGCACAGCGGCGAGCTACCGATTATCGGTGTGAACACCTTCCTCAACCCCAACGCCTCGGAGGACGATTACGAGATCGAGCTGGCTCGGGCGACGGAAGAGGAAAAGGAACAGCAGATCCGCAACCTGCGCGATTTCCAGGAGCGTCATCGGGATGCGGCTTCGGCTGCCCTGAAGCGTTTGCAGGAGGTCGCCATGAGCGGCGGCAATATCTTTGCCGAATTGATGGAGACGGTCAAAGTGGCTTCGCTGGGGCAGATCAGTGCTGCCTTGTACGAAGTGGGCGGACAGTACCGTCGCAATATGTAA
- a CDS encoding TetR/AcrR family transcriptional regulator encodes MEKRKNIPSLVKDPKLIEKRREQIIEAAVDLFINKGFHKTTTREIARASGFSIGTLYEYIESKEDVLYLVCDAIHAEVESRLREAITFNGTGLKNLKLALRSFFRVMDQMSDRVLLIYQESKSLPPETLRYVLRREEEISLIFEEILRKGIADGSIGIDEKHVKLMADNIMVLGEMWVFRRWALKRHYTLEEYTEKQTALLLREISVSE; translated from the coding sequence GTGGAAAAGAGAAAAAACATACCGTCGCTGGTGAAGGACCCCAAGCTGATTGAGAAGAGACGCGAGCAGATCATCGAGGCTGCGGTCGATCTTTTTATCAACAAAGGGTTTCATAAAACAACGACTCGTGAAATTGCCCGGGCGTCCGGTTTTAGTATCGGCACCCTCTACGAATATATTGAATCAAAAGAGGATGTTCTGTATCTGGTCTGTGATGCCATTCACGCCGAGGTAGAGAGCAGACTGCGGGAAGCGATCACCTTTAACGGAACAGGGCTGAAAAACCTGAAGCTGGCTCTGCGCAGCTTTTTCCGGGTGATGGATCAGATGAGCGACCGCGTCCTGCTGATTTATCAGGAGTCCAAATCATTGCCACCCGAAACACTGCGCTACGTACTGCGGCGGGAGGAAGAAATCTCGCTGATCTTTGAAGAAATTCTGCGCAAAGGAATTGCCGACGGCTCTATCGGCATCGACGAAAAGCACGTGAAGCTGATGGCTGACAACATCATGGTGCTTGGCGAGATGTGGGTATTCCGCCGGTGGGCGCTGAAACGCCACTATACACTGGAGGAATATACAGAGAAACAGACGGCACTGCTGCTGCGCGAAATCAGCGTATCCGAGTAG
- the meaB gene encoding methylmalonyl Co-A mutase-associated GTPase MeaB, giving the protein MHEITRRILAGDVRGAARAITCIENDYPERDLILKELFPHTGRAKLIGITGTPGAGKSSLVDCLIGYLRSLDLKIGVVAVDPTSPFTGGALLGDRVRMQSHALDKGVFIRSMGTRGSLGGLSTNTRDAVRVLDAYGCDVVLIETVGVGQSELDVMSIADTTAVVLNPGGGDTIQAFKAGIMEIADLFVINKADLPGTEKLQIEVEQMLDLAKHDAPWRPPIVRTISTDGQGMAELWSEVMRHQEFLQETGEVQTRRSRHLQEEVLDIVRDRLFQRLLTNIQHGRHADELNRVAAREEDPYSAAERIISQWWGQTT; this is encoded by the coding sequence CTAGACGTATTCTCGCAGGAGATGTGCGCGGGGCGGCCCGGGCTATCACCTGTATTGAAAACGACTATCCAGAACGGGACTTGATCTTGAAAGAGCTGTTCCCACACACGGGACGGGCGAAGCTGATCGGGATTACCGGTACGCCGGGAGCGGGAAAAAGCTCGCTTGTCGACTGCCTGATCGGCTATCTACGGTCGCTTGACCTCAAGATTGGGGTCGTAGCCGTGGACCCGACCAGTCCGTTTACGGGCGGGGCGCTGCTTGGCGACCGTGTGCGGATGCAAAGCCACGCCTTGGACAAAGGGGTGTTTATCCGCAGCATGGGCACCCGCGGCAGTCTGGGCGGTTTGTCCACCAATACCCGGGATGCGGTTCGGGTGCTGGATGCCTACGGCTGTGACGTCGTTCTGATCGAGACGGTTGGCGTTGGCCAGTCGGAGCTGGATGTGATGAGCATCGCCGATACGACGGCAGTGGTTCTCAATCCCGGCGGAGGGGACACCATCCAGGCGTTCAAGGCCGGGATCATGGAGATTGCCGATTTGTTTGTCATCAACAAGGCAGATTTGCCCGGCACGGAAAAATTGCAGATCGAAGTGGAGCAGATGCTTGATTTGGCCAAACACGATGCTCCCTGGCGTCCGCCGATTGTACGCACCATCTCAACGGATGGGCAAGGAATGGCGGAGCTGTGGAGCGAGGTCATGCGCCACCAGGAGTTTTTGCAGGAGACAGGCGAGGTGCAGACCCGCCGCTCCCGCCATCTGCAGGAAGAAGTGCTGGACATCGTCCGGGATCGGCTGTTTCAACGCTTGCTCACCAATATTCAGCACGGCCGGCATGCAGACGAGCTGAATCGGGTGGCAGCCCGCGAGGAAGATCCATACAGCGCCGCTGAGCGGATCATCAGCCAGTGGTGGGGACAAACTACCTGA